One region of Mycolicibacterium rhodesiae NBB3 genomic DNA includes:
- a CDS encoding CobW family GTP-binding protein, with amino-acid sequence MRTIPVIALTGYLGAGKTSLLNHVLRAPQARLGVIINDFGALNVDAGLVTGQVDEPSSITGGCVCCLPDNGGLDDALTKLADPRMELDAIIVETSGLADPVAVAQLIRFSGAAGVRPGGIVDVIDATTHFDVVDRDARPPARYAAASLIVVNKLDQLKEADRQPMLERIEQRVRERNPLAPVVGTVGARIDPALLYDLPGPEDQHGQLSFRELLVEEIDHDHAHADAVTVTGPGCIDPGKLLDLLEEPPPGVYRVKGTIAVRYRSVARAYVVHLVGPSIHIATAPATATANSLVAFGMGLDTERVRSRLDDVLKPSDSNASAESIRRLQRYRRLSL; translated from the coding sequence GTGCGAACCATCCCAGTCATCGCACTGACTGGTTACCTCGGCGCGGGGAAGACCAGCCTACTCAACCACGTGCTGCGGGCCCCGCAAGCCCGACTTGGCGTCATCATCAACGACTTTGGCGCGCTCAATGTCGATGCCGGGCTGGTCACCGGGCAGGTCGACGAGCCGAGCTCGATCACCGGTGGCTGCGTGTGCTGCCTTCCCGACAACGGTGGACTCGACGACGCCCTGACCAAGCTCGCAGACCCGCGCATGGAGCTCGACGCGATTATCGTCGAGACCAGCGGCCTGGCCGACCCCGTGGCGGTGGCGCAGCTGATCCGCTTCAGCGGCGCCGCCGGCGTGCGGCCGGGAGGCATCGTCGATGTCATCGACGCCACGACACACTTCGATGTCGTCGATCGCGATGCCCGTCCACCGGCGAGGTATGCCGCGGCCTCGCTGATCGTCGTCAACAAGCTGGATCAGCTGAAAGAGGCTGACCGGCAACCGATGCTCGAGCGTATCGAGCAGCGAGTCCGCGAACGGAATCCACTGGCCCCCGTCGTCGGGACAGTCGGTGCCCGAATCGATCCCGCGTTGCTCTACGACCTGCCGGGGCCCGAGGATCAGCACGGCCAGCTGTCGTTCCGCGAGCTCCTCGTCGAGGAGATCGACCACGACCATGCCCACGCCGACGCGGTCACGGTCACCGGCCCGGGCTGTATCGACCCGGGCAAGCTGCTGGATCTGCTGGAGGAGCCGCCTCCCGGGGTCTATCGGGTCAAGGGAACGATCGCCGTGCGCTATCGCTCAGTGGCTCGTGCCTACGTGGTGCACCTGGTCGGACCGTCCATTCACATCGCGACCGCCCCGGCGACGGCGACGGCCAACAGCCTCGTCGCCTTCGGGATGGGTCTCGACACAGAGCGGGTGCGTTCGCGCCTTGACGACGTGCTGAAGCCGAGCGACTCCAACGCGTCGGCCGAGTCGATTCGCCGCCTGCAGCGCTATCGTCGGCTCAGCCTCTGA
- a CDS encoding LamB/YcsF family protein, translating to MVDVSVDLNADLGESFGVWKLGDDDAMLDVVTSANVACGFHAGDATLLLRTCRTAAERGVRIGAQVSYRDLAGFGRRFIDADPEELKADVIYQIGALQALARVAGSSVSYVKPHGALYNAIITHRDQARAVAEAVHAVDPSLPVLGLSGSVFLTQAAELGLRTVPEAFADRAYRSDGQLVSRRLPNAVLHDVDEIADRVSSMVTTGRVAAADGSMIPITVESVCVHGDSPAAVQIANSVRQRLKADGVELKAFT from the coding sequence CTGGTCGACGTGAGTGTCGACCTCAATGCCGACCTGGGCGAGAGCTTCGGAGTGTGGAAACTGGGCGACGACGACGCCATGCTCGACGTCGTCACCAGTGCCAATGTCGCATGCGGCTTTCACGCCGGCGACGCCACGTTGTTGCTTCGCACGTGCCGGACCGCCGCCGAACGCGGTGTGCGGATCGGTGCGCAGGTCAGCTATCGCGACCTCGCCGGCTTCGGCCGACGCTTCATCGACGCGGATCCAGAAGAGCTGAAGGCGGACGTGATCTACCAGATCGGGGCGCTGCAGGCCCTTGCCAGGGTCGCCGGCTCGTCCGTGAGCTACGTGAAACCCCATGGCGCGCTGTACAACGCGATCATCACCCATCGCGATCAGGCGCGGGCGGTCGCCGAAGCGGTGCACGCCGTGGACCCGTCGCTGCCCGTCCTCGGTTTGTCCGGTTCGGTGTTCCTGACCCAGGCCGCGGAGCTCGGATTACGCACGGTGCCAGAGGCGTTCGCCGACCGCGCGTATCGGTCCGATGGGCAGTTGGTGTCGCGGCGTCTGCCCAATGCCGTGCTGCATGACGTCGACGAGATCGCGGACCGGGTGTCGTCGATGGTGACGACGGGCCGGGTGGCCGCGGCCGACGGGTCGATGATTCCGATCACCGTCGAATCCGTTTGCGTACATGGTGATTCGCCAGCCGCGGTGCAGATCGCCAACTCGGTACGCCAACGGCTCAAGGCCGACGGGGTCGAACTGAAGGCGTTCACCTAG
- the bluB gene encoding 5,6-dimethylbenzimidazole synthase — MTEHAFSPAERRAIYRVIAERRDMRRFVPGSEVSEEVLVQLLRAAHAAPSVGLMQPWRFIRITDAGLRRDIHAIVDEERLRTAEALGSRSDEFLALKVEGILECAELFVVALGDGRQAHIFGRRTLPQMDLASVSCAIQNLWLAARAEGLGMGWVSIFDPRRLAQLLDIPDDAEPVAILCLGPVPDFPDRPALEIDKWTVGRPLSEFVAENRWAAPAPIVGWST; from the coding sequence GTGACCGAACACGCGTTCAGCCCCGCGGAGCGCCGCGCGATCTATCGGGTGATCGCCGAACGCCGCGATATGCGCCGCTTCGTCCCCGGTTCCGAGGTGTCCGAGGAAGTGCTGGTTCAGCTGCTGCGTGCTGCTCATGCGGCGCCCAGCGTCGGGCTGATGCAGCCGTGGCGTTTCATTCGGATCACCGATGCAGGACTTCGCCGCGACATCCACGCCATCGTCGACGAGGAGCGACTGCGCACCGCCGAGGCGCTGGGCTCGCGCAGCGACGAGTTCCTGGCACTGAAGGTCGAGGGCATCCTGGAATGCGCCGAGCTGTTCGTCGTCGCGCTGGGCGACGGTAGACAGGCCCACATCTTCGGAAGGCGCACGTTGCCGCAGATGGATCTCGCGTCGGTGTCGTGCGCCATTCAGAATCTGTGGCTGGCCGCTCGAGCCGAGGGCCTCGGCATGGGGTGGGTGTCCATCTTCGATCCGCGCCGGCTCGCGCAGCTTCTCGACATCCCCGACGACGCCGAACCCGTCGCGATCCTGTGCCTTGGTCCGGTCCCCGACTTCCCTGACCGGCCCGCGCTCGAAATCGACAAGTGGACCGTCGGGCGGCCGCTGAGCGAGTTCGTCGCCGAGAACAGGTGGGCCGCGCCGGCCCCGATCGTAGGCTGGTCGACGTGA
- a CDS encoding sulfurtransferase, whose product MVTREQVLMSAGELEQRLDDGERPTILDVRWQLAEPDGRAAYERGHLPGAVYVSLEDELSDHAVTGRGRHPLPSGRDLEKAARRWGVREGTPVVVYDDWNRAGSARAWWVLTAAGIPDVRILDGGLTAWRGRIETGFLTPEPGDIKVTHFDLYAGALPTLTAEQVTDSDLTLLDARAPERFRGDVEPIDPIAGHIPGARNVPSTSLLDTDGRFVSEVPELTGDVGAYCGSGVTASVVVAALAAAGVDAALYPGSWSEWSTDATRPVETG is encoded by the coding sequence ATGGTGACTCGTGAGCAGGTGTTGATGAGTGCTGGCGAACTGGAACAACGGCTCGACGACGGCGAGCGGCCGACGATCCTCGATGTGCGCTGGCAGCTTGCGGAGCCCGACGGCCGCGCGGCGTATGAGCGAGGGCACCTGCCTGGTGCGGTGTATGTCTCACTCGAGGACGAGCTGTCCGACCACGCCGTCACCGGCCGCGGACGCCACCCGCTGCCGTCGGGCCGCGACCTCGAAAAGGCGGCCCGGCGATGGGGAGTGCGAGAGGGTACGCCCGTCGTCGTGTACGACGACTGGAACCGGGCGGGTTCGGCCCGCGCCTGGTGGGTGCTCACCGCGGCCGGCATTCCCGATGTCCGAATCCTCGACGGCGGACTCACGGCGTGGCGGGGTCGGATCGAAACTGGCTTCCTGACACCGGAACCCGGCGACATAAAGGTCACCCACTTTGACCTTTATGCCGGTGCACTTCCGACGCTCACCGCCGAACAGGTGACGGACTCGGACCTGACGCTGCTGGATGCGCGTGCGCCCGAACGTTTCCGCGGCGACGTCGAACCCATCGACCCGATCGCAGGCCACATTCCCGGGGCCCGCAACGTGCCGAGCACCAGCCTGCTGGACACCGACGGGCGGTTCGTTTCCGAGGTGCCGGAGCTGACCGGGGACGTGGGTGCTTACTGCGGATCGGGGGTCACCGCGTCGGTCGTCGTCGCGGCGCTCGCCGCGGCGGGTGTCGACGCTGCGTTGTATCCGGGGTCGTGGTCGGAATGGTCCACCGATGCAACCCGTCCGGTGGAGACGGGTTAA
- a CDS encoding metal ABC transporter permease has product MTERLTDLLAHLFSFDITLDLLRRDFVQQALLAAALLALVSGLIGPFIVMRQMSFAVHGSSELSLTGASFALLAGFSVGVGALVGCALAAVLFGILGQRARERDSAIGVVLAFGLGLAVLFIHLYPGRTGTSFALLTGQIVGVGYSGLTLLAVVSVIVVAVLAVSYRPLLFATVDPDVAAGRGVPVRALGIVFAALVGVTAAQGVQIVGALLVMSLLITPAAAAVRVFVSPAAAIMASVIFAEVSAVGGILLSLAPGVPVSVFVTTISFAIFLVCWLIGRGRVSRS; this is encoded by the coding sequence ATGACTGAACGGCTCACCGACCTACTGGCCCACCTGTTCTCGTTCGACATCACCCTCGACCTGTTGCGCCGCGACTTCGTCCAGCAGGCGCTGCTCGCCGCGGCACTGCTGGCACTGGTGTCCGGGTTGATCGGCCCGTTCATCGTGATGCGTCAGATGTCGTTCGCGGTGCATGGATCCAGTGAGTTGTCCCTCACCGGCGCCTCTTTCGCACTATTGGCCGGTTTCAGCGTCGGCGTCGGGGCACTCGTCGGCTGCGCACTGGCCGCGGTGTTGTTCGGCATCCTCGGTCAGCGTGCCCGCGAACGCGATTCGGCGATAGGCGTCGTGCTGGCGTTCGGCCTCGGTCTCGCGGTGCTGTTCATCCATCTCTACCCTGGGCGCACCGGAACAAGTTTCGCGCTGCTGACGGGACAGATCGTCGGCGTCGGATACTCGGGCCTGACGCTGCTGGCGGTGGTTTCGGTGATCGTCGTCGCGGTTCTCGCGGTCTCCTACCGCCCGCTGCTGTTCGCCACCGTCGATCCCGACGTGGCGGCGGGACGCGGAGTCCCGGTCCGGGCGCTGGGCATTGTGTTCGCCGCGCTCGTCGGGGTCACCGCCGCTCAGGGTGTACAGATCGTCGGGGCGCTGCTCGTGATGTCGCTGCTGATCACGCCCGCGGCGGCCGCGGTCCGCGTCTTCGTCTCACCTGCTGCGGCCATCATGGCGTCGGTGATCTTCGCCGAGGTGTCCGCCGTCGGCGGCATTCTGCTGTCGCTGGCGCCGGGGGTACCGGTGTCGGTGTTCGTCACCACGATCTCGTTCGCGATCTTCCTGGTGTGCTGGCTGATCGGCCGCGGTAGGGTTTCCCGCAGTTAA
- a CDS encoding metal ABC transporter ATP-binding protein, with translation MPADVVAELTGARLSFGERVLWDKLDLTVHAGEFIAVLGPNGTGKTSLLKVLLGQLPLTAGTVTICGQPVEKGSRRIGYVPQHRALEAGLSLRGCDLVGLGFDGHRWGLTTLRDRSAKRAAVAKALDQVNGATLASVPVGVMSGGELQRVRIAQSLTTDPVLLLCDEPLLNLDPANARLVSTLIDARRREANTAVLFVTHEVNPVLPYVDRVLYLVDGRFRVGAVEEVMTSATLSELYRADIQVVKIGDRYIVVGEHDHSAHASGHDHD, from the coding sequence GTGCCTGCTGACGTCGTTGCCGAACTGACCGGGGCCCGGCTGTCGTTCGGCGAGCGGGTGCTGTGGGACAAACTCGACCTCACGGTGCACGCCGGCGAATTCATCGCCGTCCTCGGACCCAACGGAACAGGTAAAACGTCCCTGCTCAAGGTGCTGCTCGGCCAACTGCCCCTCACCGCCGGCACCGTGACGATCTGCGGTCAGCCCGTCGAAAAAGGTAGTCGGCGAATCGGTTACGTACCCCAGCACCGGGCACTCGAAGCCGGGTTGTCCCTACGCGGATGTGACCTCGTCGGTCTCGGCTTCGACGGTCACCGCTGGGGACTCACGACGCTGCGCGACCGGTCGGCCAAGCGTGCAGCCGTGGCCAAGGCGCTCGACCAGGTCAACGGTGCGACGCTCGCGAGTGTCCCCGTTGGCGTGATGTCCGGCGGCGAGCTCCAGCGCGTGCGGATCGCGCAGTCATTGACCACCGATCCGGTGCTGCTGTTGTGCGACGAACCCCTGCTCAACCTCGACCCCGCCAACGCGCGGCTGGTGTCCACTCTCATCGACGCACGCCGCCGCGAGGCGAACACCGCCGTCCTGTTCGTCACCCATGAGGTCAATCCCGTGCTGCCGTATGTGGATCGGGTGCTGTATCTGGTCGACGGACGATTCCGGGTCGGCGCCGTCGAAGAGGTGATGACCTCGGCGACCCTGTCCGAGTTGTATCGCGCCGACATCCAGGTGGTGAAGATCGGCGACCGCTACATCGTGGTCGGCGAGCACGACCACTCGGCGCATGCGAGCGGACACGACCATGACTGA
- a CDS encoding metal ABC transporter solute-binding protein, Zn/Mn family: MRARFAAATAAVVAIGAVGCSQQESSPTDHGAATVVASTDVWGSVTSAVTDDHATVTSIVSGTVADPHSFEASPADTAAITDASLVVFNGGDYDHWVEHVLEDHPDVPTVDAYALRPDAQQPGNEHVFYDPATAKAVATGVADRLASIDPANADAYRANAAAFGAKADEILTLERTIGQKHPGASVVATEPVAHYLLVNAGIADRTPEGFANAIEEDTDPSPADLAAMLDLINTRQVSALLYNPQTETAVTKQLSDAAARASIPVVDVTETLPEGTDYLTWQRQTAEQLASQLDKAAQANR, from the coding sequence ATGCGTGCCAGATTTGCGGCGGCGACGGCGGCCGTGGTGGCCATCGGAGCCGTCGGCTGCAGTCAGCAGGAATCGTCGCCAACCGACCACGGTGCCGCGACCGTCGTGGCCTCCACCGACGTATGGGGCAGCGTGACGAGCGCCGTCACCGACGATCATGCAACCGTGACCTCGATCGTGAGCGGGACGGTCGCCGACCCGCATTCGTTCGAGGCCAGCCCCGCCGACACCGCGGCGATCACCGACGCCTCGCTGGTCGTCTTCAACGGCGGCGACTACGACCACTGGGTCGAGCACGTGCTCGAGGACCATCCGGACGTGCCGACCGTCGACGCGTACGCGCTGCGCCCCGACGCCCAGCAGCCCGGCAATGAGCACGTCTTCTACGACCCGGCCACCGCCAAGGCCGTCGCCACCGGAGTCGCCGACCGCCTGGCGTCGATCGACCCCGCTAACGCCGACGCCTACCGCGCCAACGCCGCGGCGTTCGGCGCCAAGGCCGACGAGATCCTCACGCTGGAACGCACGATCGGCCAAAAACATCCGGGCGCATCAGTGGTGGCGACGGAACCCGTCGCGCACTACCTGCTGGTCAACGCGGGTATCGCTGACAGGACCCCGGAGGGATTCGCGAACGCGATCGAGGAGGACACCGACCCGTCGCCTGCCGACCTGGCCGCCATGCTGGATCTGATCAACACCCGGCAGGTGTCCGCACTGCTCTACAACCCGCAGACCGAGACCGCCGTCACCAAGCAGCTTTCCGACGCCGCCGCGCGCGCCTCGATACCCGTGGTGGACGTGACCGAGACCCTGCCCGAGGGCACCGACTATCTGACCTGGCAGCGCCAGACCGCTGAGCAGTTGGCGAGCCAGTTGGATAAGGCAGCGCAGGCAAACAGATAA
- a CDS encoding LacI family DNA-binding transcriptional regulator has translation MPRSPAPRRRATLASLAAELKVSRTTISNAYNRPDQLSADLRDRVLATAKRLGYPGPDPVARSLRTRKAGAVGLMITEPLNYSFSDPAALDFVAGLAESCEEAGQGLLLVAIGPNRSLDDGSAAVLAAGVDGFVVYSASDDDPYLSVVAQRHLPIVVVDQPKDVPNTSRVCIDDRDAMRQLAEHVVGLGHREIALLTMRLGRDWPHGGPRPALADPERVQTPHFHVQRERIRGVRDAMAAAGLDPDSLTVVESYEHLPSSGGEAAEVALSVNPRITALMCTADVLALSAMDYLRAHGIYVPGQMTVTGFDGVPEALRRGLTTVVQPSMEKGRSAGRLLHHPPRSGLPEIQVLDTDVVRGRTSGPPA, from the coding sequence ATGCCCAGGAGTCCAGCGCCCCGGCGCCGGGCGACTCTGGCCTCGTTGGCCGCCGAACTCAAGGTTTCGCGGACCACCATCTCGAACGCCTACAACCGACCGGACCAACTGTCGGCTGACCTTCGTGATCGCGTACTGGCCACCGCGAAGCGGTTGGGATATCCGGGACCCGATCCGGTCGCGCGCTCGCTGCGCACCCGCAAAGCCGGGGCCGTCGGCCTGATGATCACCGAACCGCTCAACTATTCGTTCAGCGATCCGGCCGCCCTGGACTTCGTGGCCGGCCTCGCCGAGTCGTGCGAAGAAGCGGGCCAGGGGCTGCTGTTGGTGGCGATAGGTCCGAACCGGAGCCTCGACGACGGTTCGGCGGCCGTGCTCGCCGCGGGCGTCGACGGCTTTGTGGTGTACTCCGCGTCCGACGACGACCCCTATCTGTCGGTGGTCGCACAGCGGCATCTTCCGATCGTCGTCGTCGATCAGCCCAAGGACGTGCCAAACACCTCACGGGTGTGCATCGACGATCGCGACGCCATGCGTCAGCTTGCAGAACACGTTGTGGGACTTGGGCATCGGGAGATCGCACTGCTCACCATGCGGTTGGGCCGTGATTGGCCGCACGGGGGACCGCGCCCGGCGCTGGCCGATCCGGAACGCGTGCAGACCCCGCACTTCCACGTTCAGCGCGAGCGTATACGCGGCGTACGCGACGCGATGGCCGCTGCCGGCCTCGATCCGGATTCATTGACCGTCGTCGAGAGTTACGAACACCTCCCGTCGTCGGGAGGCGAGGCCGCGGAGGTTGCCCTCAGCGTGAATCCCCGCATCACCGCGCTCATGTGCACGGCCGACGTGTTGGCGCTGTCGGCGATGGATTATCTACGCGCACATGGCATCTACGTGCCGGGCCAGATGACGGTCACCGGCTTCGACGGGGTGCCGGAAGCGCTGCGGCGAGGTCTGACGACGGTGGTCCAGCCGAGCATGGAGAAGGGCCGCAGTGCCGGCCGGCTGCTGCACCACCCGCCGCGCTCCGGTCTGCCGGAGATCCAAGTCCTCGACACCGACGTGGTGCGTGGCCGCACATCCGGTCCGCCTGCTTAG
- a CDS encoding aminoglycoside phosphotransferase: protein MLSPEQLKARTARAVSAATGAAHDLGLSVSEPRVLYDVFSVIVHLAPAPVIARVPTVVPPSYTARPEIQTGQQRSELAVAGWLADRGHPVVPPSPLVRREPVRRDGFSMTFWQFVDEVPGEPDTEYRIGQTARLHAALREYDGDLGFWAPFGTYIPDGLAELEHLPDLLPAADLERAQREWSVIAPVLTSQRVFEQTFPGVDIQPIHGDVPYYNMISTPDGDLWSDFELVTRGAIESDLAAVGPEGLAAYDAAATALGLRPVDDRVLRLTVAAGRLAMVAVLAMVPELPMLAEGLAPVLDEWRASLEITGI, encoded by the coding sequence GTGCTGAGTCCTGAGCAACTGAAAGCACGCACCGCGCGGGCGGTTTCCGCGGCAACCGGTGCAGCACACGATCTCGGGCTATCCGTATCTGAACCTCGCGTGCTCTACGACGTATTCTCGGTGATCGTCCACCTCGCCCCCGCCCCTGTCATCGCCCGGGTTCCCACCGTCGTGCCTCCGTCGTATACGGCCCGGCCGGAAATCCAAACAGGACAGCAGCGTTCGGAGCTCGCGGTAGCCGGCTGGCTGGCAGACCGGGGTCATCCTGTGGTGCCGCCCAGTCCTCTGGTGCGACGTGAACCCGTTCGGCGTGATGGCTTCTCGATGACTTTCTGGCAATTCGTCGATGAGGTCCCCGGCGAGCCGGACACGGAGTACCGCATCGGCCAGACGGCACGTTTGCACGCCGCATTGCGTGAGTATGACGGCGACCTCGGATTCTGGGCACCGTTCGGCACCTACATTCCCGACGGGCTGGCCGAGTTGGAGCACCTGCCCGACCTGTTGCCCGCCGCCGATCTTGAACGGGCGCAACGGGAATGGTCCGTCATCGCGCCGGTTCTGACGTCGCAACGCGTGTTCGAACAGACGTTTCCCGGTGTCGACATCCAGCCGATCCACGGGGATGTGCCGTACTACAACATGATCAGTACACCCGATGGTGACCTGTGGTCGGACTTCGAACTCGTCACAAGAGGTGCGATCGAATCCGACCTTGCGGCGGTGGGACCCGAAGGCCTCGCGGCCTACGACGCTGCCGCAACGGCGCTCGGCCTTCGTCCCGTTGACGATCGAGTGCTGCGGCTGACGGTGGCAGCGGGCCGACTCGCCATGGTGGCGGTGCTGGCTATGGTGCCGGAATTGCCGATGCTGGCCGAAGGTCTGGCCCCGGTGCTCGATGAGTGGCGGGCGAGCCTGGAGATCACCGGGATCTAA
- the otsB gene encoding trehalose-phosphatase yields the protein MLPVELQRALDAISRADKLLVTCDFDGTLAPIVNNPEDARMLPAAASALTALAELPDTEVALVSGRALGVLRTLTGFSGIGPAIHLVGSHGAEFDTGFSHDIDEDLLARITVELNEIAAGRPGVTVETKPASAALHVRNASADDGAAALSEARRASQNWDAHITAGKAVLEFAVLKTSKGEAVDILRDRTASTAVLFLGDDVTDETAFVRLRHGDVGVKVGPGETAARFRVESPDDVAETLGYLVHARAES from the coding sequence GTGCTCCCGGTCGAACTGCAGCGCGCGCTCGACGCGATCTCCCGGGCCGACAAGCTCCTCGTCACCTGCGACTTCGATGGCACCCTGGCGCCGATCGTCAACAATCCCGAAGACGCGCGGATGCTTCCCGCCGCCGCCTCGGCCCTGACCGCACTGGCAGAGCTTCCTGACACCGAAGTGGCGCTGGTCTCGGGGCGCGCTCTCGGCGTGCTGCGGACGCTGACCGGCTTTTCCGGGATAGGGCCGGCGATCCACCTGGTCGGCAGCCACGGGGCGGAGTTCGACACCGGCTTCTCCCACGACATCGACGAAGACTTGTTGGCGCGAATCACCGTAGAGCTCAACGAGATAGCGGCCGGTCGGCCGGGCGTCACGGTGGAGACCAAGCCGGCGTCGGCCGCCCTGCACGTCCGCAATGCCAGCGCCGACGACGGTGCGGCCGCACTGTCCGAGGCGCGCCGGGCATCGCAGAACTGGGATGCGCACATCACCGCAGGCAAGGCAGTCCTCGAGTTCGCGGTTCTGAAGACGAGCAAGGGCGAGGCCGTCGACATCCTGCGCGACCGGACCGCCTCCACGGCCGTGCTGTTTCTCGGTGACGACGTCACCGACGAAACGGCGTTCGTGCGACTGCGCCACGGCGATGTCGGCGTGAAGGTCGGTCCCGGTGAGACCGCCGCGCGGTTCCGGGTCGAGTCGCCCGACGACGTTGCCGAAACCTTGGGTTATCTGGTGCACGCCCGTGCTGAGTCCTGA
- the kstR gene encoding cholesterol catabolism transcriptional regulator KstR yields the protein MSGLSQPAPPNTGSGSDSRPRQVMNVAVLAESELGSEAQRERRKRILDATLAIASKGGYEAVQMRAVAERADVAVGTLYRYFPSKVHLLVSALGREFERIDAKTDRAALSGGTPYQRLNIMVGKLNRAMQRNPLLTEAMTRAFVFADASAAGEVDHVGKLMDSMFARAMSDGEPTEDQYHIARVISDVWLSNLLAWLTRRASATDVSKRLDLAVRLLIGDGEHPKI from the coding sequence ATGTCCGGCCTTTCACAGCCAGCGCCCCCTAATACGGGTTCGGGGTCGGATTCGCGACCGCGCCAGGTGATGAACGTGGCGGTACTCGCCGAGTCCGAACTCGGATCCGAAGCGCAGCGGGAACGCCGTAAGCGCATCCTGGACGCCACCTTGGCCATCGCGTCGAAGGGCGGCTACGAGGCCGTTCAGATGCGCGCCGTCGCCGAACGCGCCGATGTCGCGGTCGGCACGCTGTACCGCTATTTCCCGTCGAAGGTGCACCTGCTGGTCTCGGCGCTAGGCAGGGAATTCGAACGCATCGACGCCAAGACTGACCGCGCCGCGTTGTCCGGCGGCACCCCGTACCAGCGACTGAACATCATGGTCGGCAAGCTCAACCGCGCGATGCAGCGCAATCCGCTGCTGACCGAGGCGATGACGCGCGCGTTCGTGTTCGCCGACGCCTCGGCGGCGGGTGAGGTTGATCACGTGGGCAAGCTGATGGACTCGATGTTCGCCCGGGCGATGAGCGACGGCGAACCCACCGAGGACCAGTACCACATCGCCCGCGTCATCTCCGATGTGTGGCTGTCGAACCTGCTGGCGTGGCTGACTAGGCGCGCGTCGGCGACCGACGTCAGCAAACGGTTGGACCTCGCGGTCCGGCTGCTGATCGGTGACGGAGAGCACCCTAAGATCTAG